Proteins co-encoded in one Actinomycetes bacterium genomic window:
- a CDS encoding formate--tetrahydrofolate ligase, which translates to MTVTFPTDLEIARSAKLKPLSDIAGQMGLGEHLLEPYGEGVAKVKLAAVDELADRPRARYVVVSAITPTPLGEGKTTTTVGLGQAFSHIGRRATVAVRQPSMGPTFGIKGGAAGGGYSQVVPMELLNLHLTGDMHAVTAAHNLLAAMIDNHIYQGNELGIVQHDVTWRRVLDVNDRALRNLVVGLGAKPDGVPRQSGFDITAASEVMAVLALSTSLQDMRRRLGRVVIGYDRHGAPITAEQLKAAGAMTVIMREAIKPNLLQTMENTPVLVHAGPFGNIAHGNSSVVADLIGIHGGDFLITEAGFGADMGAERFFNIKCRTSGLRPDAAVVVATIRALKAHSGRHRIVAGRPLPPALLEENPDEVHMGGANLRKQIENIRLHGVSPVVAINAFPGDHPSEHAAVSEIAESMGARAAVCTHFANGGTGAVELAEAVAEAAEEPTDFRFLYPDSASLREKIETIATKVYGAAEVEYDLAAARQLDSYERNGFGNLPVCIAKTHLSISSDPALKGAPTGWVLPVREVRASVGAGFIYPICGDMRTMPGLGLHPAAERIDIDEHDQIVGLS; encoded by the coding sequence ATGACTGTCACCTTTCCGACCGACCTCGAAATCGCTCGCAGCGCCAAGCTCAAGCCGCTGTCCGACATCGCCGGCCAGATGGGACTCGGCGAGCACCTGCTGGAGCCCTACGGGGAGGGCGTCGCCAAGGTCAAGCTGGCCGCGGTGGACGAGCTGGCCGACCGGCCCCGGGCCCGCTACGTGGTGGTCTCGGCGATCACGCCGACCCCGCTCGGAGAGGGCAAGACCACCACCACGGTCGGCCTCGGCCAGGCGTTCAGCCACATCGGCAGGCGGGCCACGGTGGCCGTCCGCCAGCCGTCCATGGGACCGACCTTCGGCATCAAGGGCGGTGCCGCCGGCGGCGGCTACAGCCAGGTCGTGCCCATGGAGCTGCTCAACCTTCACCTGACCGGGGACATGCACGCGGTCACCGCGGCCCACAACCTGCTCGCGGCGATGATCGACAACCACATCTACCAGGGCAACGAGCTCGGCATCGTGCAGCACGACGTGACCTGGCGCCGGGTGCTCGACGTCAACGACCGGGCCCTGCGCAACCTCGTCGTGGGACTGGGCGCGAAGCCCGACGGCGTGCCCCGCCAGAGCGGCTTCGACATCACCGCCGCCTCCGAGGTGATGGCCGTCCTCGCCCTGTCCACCTCCCTGCAGGACATGCGCCGCCGCCTCGGCCGGGTGGTGATCGGCTACGACCGCCACGGCGCGCCGATCACCGCCGAGCAGCTCAAGGCGGCCGGCGCGATGACCGTGATCATGCGCGAGGCGATCAAGCCGAACCTGCTGCAGACCATGGAGAACACCCCGGTGCTGGTGCACGCGGGCCCGTTCGGCAACATCGCCCACGGCAACTCCTCGGTCGTCGCCGACCTCATCGGCATCCACGGCGGGGACTTCCTGATCACCGAGGCCGGGTTCGGCGCCGACATGGGCGCCGAGAGGTTCTTCAACATCAAGTGCCGCACATCGGGCCTGCGCCCGGACGCCGCGGTGGTCGTGGCCACCATCCGCGCCCTCAAGGCCCACTCCGGGCGCCATCGGATCGTCGCCGGCAGGCCGCTGCCGCCCGCGCTGCTCGAGGAGAACCCCGACGAGGTCCACATGGGCGGCGCCAACCTGCGCAAGCAGATCGAGAACATCCGCCTGCACGGCGTCTCGCCGGTGGTCGCGATCAACGCGTTCCCCGGCGACCACCCGTCGGAGCACGCGGCGGTCAGCGAGATCGCCGAGTCGATGGGCGCCCGGGCCGCGGTCTGCACCCACTTCGCCAACGGCGGCACCGGTGCCGTCGAGCTGGCCGAGGCGGTCGCCGAGGCGGCCGAGGAGCCGACCGACTTCCGCTTCCTCTACCCGGACTCGGCCTCGCTCCGGGAGAAGATCGAGACCATCGCGACCAAGGTGTACGGCGCCGCGGAGGTCGAGTACGACCTGGCCGCCGCCCGCCAGCTCGACAGCTACGAGCGCAACGGCTTCGGCAACCTGCCTGTCTGCATCGCCAAGACGCACCTGTCGATCTCGTCCGACCCCGCCCTCAAGGGCGCCCCGACCGGCTGGGTGCTGCCGGTCCGGGAGGTGCGGGCGTCGGTGGGGGCCGGCTTCATCTACCCCATCTGCGGCGACATGCGGACCATGCCGGGTCTCGGGCTGCACCCGGCCGCCGA
- a CDS encoding sarcosine oxidase subunit gamma family protein gives MADAFTIPVARSPVAPAAPVVVMDGWEVSGRRSTAPLRLVDCTPLAKVLVRADPDGPVARHLGVGHGRSRRDRHGTLVVGSGPDEWLLLAPPGTESEVAERVRAVAARAATGEHDPGLVSVVELFTHGRALMRLTGADAPHLLAKVCSVDFADRVTPDGTAFRSSVAKVATDVVRDDRPGAPQATPPGAPQASSSGTRSYLLHCERSSGQYLFDAILDAGREFGIEPDGFTGTGSRATGSRTRRSDP, from the coding sequence GTGGCTGACGCCTTCACAATCCCCGTGGCCCGCAGCCCGGTCGCCCCGGCCGCTCCGGTCGTGGTGATGGACGGCTGGGAGGTGTCGGGCCGGCGCTCGACCGCGCCTCTGCGCCTCGTCGACTGCACGCCCCTGGCCAAGGTGCTGGTCCGCGCCGACCCCGACGGGCCGGTCGCCCGCCACCTCGGCGTCGGCCATGGGCGGTCCCGCCGCGACCGGCACGGCACCCTGGTGGTCGGCTCCGGCCCGGACGAATGGCTGCTGCTGGCCCCGCCGGGCACCGAGTCCGAGGTGGCCGAGCGGGTCCGGGCGGTTGCTGCCCGCGCTGCAACGGGCGAGCACGACCCTGGGCTGGTGAGCGTGGTCGAGCTGTTCACCCACGGGCGGGCGCTCATGCGCCTGACCGGGGCCGACGCACCGCACCTGCTGGCCAAGGTCTGCTCGGTCGACTTCGCCGACCGGGTCACGCCCGACGGCACGGCCTTCCGCAGCTCGGTCGCGAAGGTCGCCACCGACGTCGTGCGCGACGACAGGCCTGGCGCGCCTCAGGCAACCCCGCCTGGCGCGCCTCAGGCAAGCAGCAGTGGCACCCGTTCCTACCTGCTCCACTGCGAGCGCTCCTCCGGCCAGTACCTGTTCGACGCGATCCTGGACGCTGGCCGCGAGTTCGGCATCGAGCCCGACGGGTTCACGGGCACGGGTTCACGGGCGACCGGTTCACGGACAAGGAGATCTGACCCATGA
- a CDS encoding sarcosine oxidase subunit delta — translation MILIPCPHCGPRNSSEFAYVGERRPRPDPNAATPAEWRSYLYDKRNPAGWTSENWYHRFGCRKYLVVERHTVSGEVRRAEPADQPRTRSAAPPACCRPARRRWRRRTGEPWHRDRRGCRDRGGCRDRRGCRDCGGCRRPAVSAMARKASTSMRLGPQPGEVIDRDAPLDFTWNGRQRTGFAGDTIVSALAASGERVFSRSFKYHRPRGILSGDFLDPGCTVQVDDEPNVRGAHRRLAAGMAVSSQNTWPSLRFDMKAANQAVGRFLTAGFYYKTFIKPQRLWPAYQKVLARFATGGRVRADAAHGYYDKRYAHADVIVAGGGPAGMAAAFAAARAGALVILVEEEYELGGHLRWGGASELAVLAELREAVAGQPGIEVLVNSAVTGRYDDNWVAILQRDPALGHSPGLGHSPADPHVEERLVKARAATLVAAPGLVERPYVFEGNDLPGVMLGTAVRRLVNLYAVRPGERAVVLTANAEGDAAVADLERAGVEVARVVDARKGEGIRRATGGRGVGAVVLADGTKVDCDLLVTSIGWTAPTSLLNMAGDRPVYVPEAARFVPGGGLPDSVLVAGGLAGDGTLDELLEHARAVGTTAAARASRVRGNGSTAPGDAATASGDGASGAPGNAASGGPDDGAVPSLPVRSHPALFRASTHGMVDYSEDVSSKDIVAAAREGYDSIELVKRFTTATMGPSQGKLETVNAVAVLAEAVGSTIGDLGTTVWRPPYVPISLGALAGRVFEPVRYSPMQPWHEAHGARPLVAGQWIRPDSYGDPAAEVRNVREHVGLIDVTPLGKLELRGPDVPKLLNLLYVNKWSKLDIGSVRYGVMCAEDGVVADDGVTGHLDHDRYLMTTTSSGAATVWELVENWLQTEHPGWRVHVTPVTTAYASINVAGPRSRELLGRVTEGVDLSPEAFPYMRVRLGAVAGVPDCFMWRIGFTGELSYEIHVPAAYGLAVWETLMERGADLGVAAFGVEAQRIMRLEKGHFIVGQDTDGLTKGFSAGLDWAIKLDKDDFLGKPELVWQRRVNGDMRLVGLQPVDGQVVPAEASQIVEGRNTIVGRVTSSRMSPTLGRSICLGFVAPHLAEPGTVVTVQLPDGRRVPATVQAHHAHFDPEGVRLRG, via the coding sequence ATGATCCTCATCCCTTGCCCCCACTGCGGGCCGCGCAACTCCTCGGAGTTCGCCTACGTCGGCGAGCGCAGGCCGCGGCCCGACCCGAACGCGGCCACGCCCGCCGAGTGGCGCTCCTACCTCTACGACAAGCGCAACCCGGCCGGCTGGACGAGCGAGAACTGGTACCACCGGTTCGGCTGCCGCAAGTACCTGGTGGTCGAGCGCCACACGGTCAGCGGCGAGGTCCGGCGGGCCGAGCCGGCGGACCAGCCGCGGACCCGCTCCGCCGCCCCCCCCGCCTGCTGCCGCCCCGCCCGCCGCCGCTGGCGGCGGCGAACAGGCGAACCATGGCACCGGGACCGCCGAGGGTGCCGGGACCGCGGCGGGTGCCGGGACCGCCGAGGGTGCCGGGACTGCGGCGGGTGCCGGAGGCCGGCCGTGAGCGCGATGGCCAGGAAAGCCAGTACCTCCATGCGCCTCGGGCCCCAGCCGGGCGAGGTGATCGACCGGGACGCGCCGCTCGACTTCACCTGGAACGGCCGGCAGCGCACCGGGTTCGCGGGCGACACGATCGTGTCGGCGCTGGCCGCCTCGGGCGAGCGGGTGTTCTCGCGCAGCTTCAAGTACCACCGCCCGCGCGGCATCCTCTCCGGGGACTTCCTCGACCCGGGCTGCACGGTCCAGGTCGACGACGAGCCGAACGTGCGCGGCGCGCACCGCCGGCTCGCGGCCGGCATGGCGGTCAGCTCGCAGAACACCTGGCCGTCGCTCCGCTTCGACATGAAAGCGGCCAACCAGGCCGTGGGCCGCTTCCTCACCGCCGGCTTCTACTACAAGACCTTCATCAAGCCGCAGCGCCTCTGGCCCGCCTACCAGAAGGTCCTGGCCCGCTTCGCGACCGGCGGGCGGGTCCGCGCGGACGCGGCCCACGGCTACTACGACAAGCGCTACGCGCACGCCGACGTGATCGTGGCCGGCGGCGGCCCGGCCGGCATGGCGGCCGCGTTCGCCGCCGCCCGCGCCGGCGCCCTGGTCATCCTGGTCGAGGAGGAGTACGAGCTCGGCGGCCACCTCCGCTGGGGCGGCGCCAGCGAGCTGGCCGTCCTGGCCGAGCTGCGCGAGGCGGTGGCCGGCCAGCCCGGCATCGAGGTGCTGGTCAACTCGGCCGTCACCGGCCGCTACGACGACAACTGGGTCGCGATCCTGCAGCGCGACCCGGCCCTCGGCCACAGCCCGGGCCTCGGCCACAGCCCGGCCGACCCCCACGTGGAGGAGCGGCTCGTCAAGGCCCGGGCGGCCACCCTGGTGGCCGCGCCCGGCCTGGTCGAGCGGCCCTACGTGTTCGAGGGCAACGACCTGCCCGGCGTCATGCTCGGCACGGCCGTGCGCAGGCTGGTCAACCTCTACGCGGTCCGGCCGGGCGAGCGGGCGGTGGTGCTCACCGCCAACGCCGAGGGCGACGCCGCCGTGGCCGACCTCGAACGGGCCGGTGTCGAGGTCGCCCGGGTGGTCGACGCCCGCAAGGGCGAGGGCATCCGCCGGGCCACCGGCGGGCGCGGCGTCGGCGCGGTGGTGCTCGCCGACGGCACCAAGGTCGACTGCGACCTGCTGGTCACCTCGATCGGCTGGACCGCGCCCACCTCCCTGCTCAACATGGCCGGCGACCGCCCGGTCTACGTGCCCGAGGCGGCCCGCTTCGTGCCCGGCGGCGGGCTGCCCGACTCGGTGCTCGTGGCCGGCGGGCTGGCCGGCGACGGCACCCTCGACGAGCTCCTCGAGCACGCCCGCGCGGTCGGCACCACCGCCGCCGCCCGAGCCTCCCGCGTCCGGGGAAACGGGTCCACTGCTCCGGGCGACGCGGCAACTGCTTCAGGTGACGGGGCCTCGGGCGCTCCGGGCAACGCGGCCTCGGGTGGTCCGGACGACGGGGCCGTGCCGAGCCTGCCGGTCCGGTCCCACCCGGCGCTGTTCCGGGCCAGTACCCACGGCATGGTGGACTACAGCGAGGACGTGTCGTCCAAGGACATCGTGGCGGCGGCCCGCGAGGGGTACGACTCGATCGAGCTGGTCAAGCGCTTCACCACCGCTACCATGGGCCCGTCCCAGGGCAAGCTCGAGACGGTCAACGCGGTGGCGGTGCTCGCCGAGGCCGTCGGCAGCACCATCGGCGACCTCGGCACGACCGTGTGGCGCCCGCCCTATGTGCCGATCAGCCTGGGTGCGCTGGCCGGCCGGGTGTTCGAGCCGGTCCGCTACTCCCCCATGCAGCCCTGGCACGAGGCACACGGGGCCCGGCCACTCGTGGCCGGCCAGTGGATCCGGCCCGACAGCTACGGCGACCCGGCCGCCGAGGTCCGCAACGTGCGCGAGCACGTCGGCCTGATCGACGTCACCCCGCTCGGCAAGCTCGAGCTGCGCGGCCCGGACGTGCCCAAGCTGCTCAACCTCCTCTACGTCAACAAGTGGTCGAAGCTCGACATCGGCTCGGTCCGCTACGGGGTGATGTGCGCCGAGGACGGCGTGGTCGCCGACGACGGGGTCACCGGCCACCTCGACCACGACCGCTACCTGATGACCACCACCTCCTCGGGCGCGGCCACCGTCTGGGAGCTGGTCGAGAACTGGCTGCAGACCGAGCACCCCGGCTGGCGGGTGCACGTCACGCCGGTCACCACCGCGTACGCCAGCATCAACGTGGCCGGGCCGAGGTCCCGCGAGCTGCTCGGCCGGGTGACCGAGGGCGTCGACCTGTCGCCAGAGGCATTCCCGTACATGCGGGTGCGGCTCGGCGCTGTGGCCGGCGTGCCCGACTGCTTCATGTGGCGCATCGGCTTCACCGGCGAGCTGAGCTACGAGATCCACGTGCCCGCCGCCTACGGCCTGGCTGTCTGGGAGACCCTGATGGAGCGCGGCGCCGACCTCGGCGTGGCCGCGTTCGGGGTCGAGGCCCAGCGCATCATGCGCCTCGAGAAGGGCCACTTCATCGTCGGCCAGGACACCGACGGGCTCACCAAGGGGTTCAGCGCCGGCCTCGACTGGGCCATCAAGCTCGACAAGGACGACTTCTTGGGCAAGCCCGAGCTGGTCTGGCAGCGCCGCGTCAACGGCGACATGCGGCTGGTCGGGCTGCAGCCGGTCGACGGGCAGGTGGTGCCGGCCGAGGCGAGCCAGATCGTGGAGGGCCGCAACACCATCGTCGGGCGGGTCACGTCGAGCCGGATGTCGCCCACCCTGGGACGGTCCATCTGCCTCGGGTTCGTCGCGCCCCACCTGGCCGAGCCGGGCACGGTCGTCACCGTGCAGCTGCCCGACGGGCGGCGCGTCCCAGCCACCGTCCAGGCCCATCACGCCCACTTCGACCCCGAGGGGGTGCGCCTGCGTGGCTGA
- a CDS encoding FAD-dependent oxidoreductase: MAPSYDVVIVGAGVHGLATAYYLAANHGITNVAVLDKGYIGGGGSGRNTAIVRSNYLTPEGVRFYDRSVKLYEALAADLNFNVMFSQRGHLTLAHNDSSLRTMRWRAEVNKLEGIDSEVIGPAEIKRLVPFIDVSDETRYPILGALYHPPGGTIRHDAVNWGYARAADARGVQIHQKTEVLGIDVEAAPASGGAAGKVTGVRTSRGRIATPTVVNCTAGWSSLISGMAGVTMPIITSPLQAAVTEPVKIFLETVVVSGTLHIYVSQTDRGELVFGASVDPYPSYSMRGSLEFTEELAGHVLELMPSIARLRVLRQWAGLCDMTPDYSPVMGVTPVDGFLVDVGWGTYGFKAGPVAGEAMAELVATGKTPEIIAAFDLARFAEGRLVGEKGAASVGH, from the coding sequence CTGGCCCCGAGCTACGACGTGGTGATCGTCGGCGCCGGCGTGCACGGCCTGGCCACCGCCTACTACCTGGCCGCCAACCACGGCATCACCAACGTGGCCGTGCTCGACAAGGGCTACATCGGCGGGGGCGGCTCGGGGCGGAACACCGCCATCGTGCGCTCGAACTACCTCACCCCCGAGGGCGTGCGCTTCTACGACCGGTCGGTGAAGCTGTACGAGGCGCTCGCGGCCGACCTCAACTTCAACGTGATGTTCTCCCAGCGCGGCCACCTGACCCTGGCCCACAACGACAGCTCGCTGCGCACGATGCGTTGGCGGGCCGAGGTCAACAAGCTCGAGGGCATCGACTCCGAGGTCATCGGGCCGGCCGAGATCAAGAGGCTGGTCCCGTTCATAGACGTCTCCGATGAGACCCGCTACCCGATCCTGGGCGCGCTCTACCACCCGCCCGGGGGGACCATCCGCCACGACGCGGTGAACTGGGGCTACGCCCGCGCCGCCGACGCCCGCGGCGTCCAGATCCACCAGAAGACCGAGGTGCTCGGCATCGACGTCGAGGCCGCGCCCGCTTCAGGCGGTGCCGCCGGCAAGGTCACCGGCGTGCGCACCAGCCGGGGCCGGATCGCCACCCCGACGGTGGTGAACTGCACGGCCGGGTGGTCCTCGCTCATCTCCGGCATGGCCGGGGTGACCATGCCGATCATCACCAGCCCCTTGCAGGCCGCGGTGACCGAGCCGGTCAAGATCTTCCTCGAGACGGTGGTCGTGTCCGGGACGCTGCACATCTACGTCAGCCAGACCGACCGTGGGGAGCTGGTGTTCGGGGCCAGCGTCGACCCCTACCCGTCGTACTCCATGCGTGGCTCGCTCGAGTTCACCGAGGAGCTGGCGGGCCACGTCCTCGAGCTGATGCCCTCCATCGCCAGGCTGCGCGTGCTGCGCCAGTGGGCCGGCCTGTGCGACATGACCCCCGACTACTCCCCGGTCATGGGGGTGACGCCCGTCGACGGGTTCCTGGTCGACGTCGGCTGGGGCACCTACGGCTTCAAGGCCGGCCCGGTGGCCGGCGAGGCCATGGCCGAGCTGGTCGCGACCGGCAAGACCCCCGAGATCATCGCCGCCTTCGACCTCGCCCGCTTCGCCGAGGGCCGCCTGGTGGGCGAGAAGGGCGCGGCGTCGGTCGGGCATTAG
- a CDS encoding XRE family transcriptional regulator: MDQPEHLPEHLHQPEVDPFELERALGSVIAQRVREYRLLLGLTVGQLAQLSGLSKGMLSKMENAQASPSLATLARLSGALSVPITAFFRGLDEERDVLFVKAGQGLEVMHRGSRAGHRYQMLGSMRGPQKRMEPLLVTLMERSEVFPAYQHPGTELIYMLAGKMEYSYGSATYLLEPGDALQFNGEVTHGPSQLQSLPIQFLSVKAYGAVTGP, translated from the coding sequence ATGGACCAACCGGAGCACCTCCCGGAGCACCTCCACCAGCCGGAGGTCGACCCCTTCGAGCTCGAGCGGGCCCTCGGCTCGGTCATCGCCCAGCGGGTCCGCGAGTACCGCCTCCTGCTCGGCCTCACCGTCGGGCAGCTCGCCCAGCTCAGCGGGCTGTCCAAGGGCATGCTGTCGAAGATGGAGAACGCGCAGGCCTCACCCAGCCTGGCGACGCTGGCACGGCTGTCCGGGGCGCTCTCGGTGCCGATCACGGCCTTCTTCCGCGGGCTCGACGAGGAGCGCGACGTCCTGTTCGTCAAGGCGGGGCAGGGTCTTGAGGTCATGCACCGCGGGTCGAGGGCGGGGCACCGCTACCAGATGCTCGGCAGCATGCGCGGCCCCCAGAAGCGGATGGAGCCGCTGCTGGTGACGCTCATGGAGCGCAGCGAGGTGTTCCCCGCCTACCAGCACCCGGGCACCGAGCTCATCTACATGCTGGCCGGGAAGATGGAGTACAGCTACGGCAGTGCCACCTACCTGCTCGAACCTGGCGACGCCCTGCAGTTCAACGGCGAGGTCACCCACGGGCCGTCGCAGCTTCAGTCCCTGCCGATCCAGTTCCTTTCAGTCAAGGCATACGGCGCGGTCACGGGGCCCTGA
- a CDS encoding PIN domain-containing protein has protein sequence MIVLDTSGLLAALDADQRHHERARAVLQSDPGPLLLSPFVLAELDYLLLTKVGVQAEVAFLRELAGGAYDLVSFGTADVPDAVALIERYRDLQIGLADASVAVIAAKSRTTRLLTLDERHFRCMRPLWGEAFTLLPADGR, from the coding sequence GTGATCGTCCTCGACACCAGCGGCCTGCTCGCCGCGCTCGACGCCGACCAGCGACACCACGAGCGCGCGCGAGCGGTGCTGCAGTCCGACCCGGGCCCGCTGCTGCTCTCCCCCTTCGTCCTCGCCGAGCTGGACTACCTGCTGCTCACCAAGGTCGGGGTCCAGGCCGAGGTCGCGTTCCTGCGCGAGCTGGCCGGCGGTGCCTACGACCTCGTGTCGTTCGGGACGGCGGACGTCCCTGACGCGGTGGCGCTGATCGAGCGGTACCGGGACCTCCAGATCGGCCTGGCGGACGCGTCTGTGGCCGTGATCGCGGCCAAGTCGAGAACCACTCGCCTCCTCACCCTGGACGAGCGGCACTTCCGGTGCATGCGGCCGCTCTGGGGAGAGGCCTTCACCCTGCTCCCGGCCGACGGCCGCTGA
- a CDS encoding CopG family transcriptional regulator: MHKTTVYLPDALKRRLTQAAHRRGEPEAVLIRTAIERLLAEEARPRPTLPLFRSGDPTLAERVDDALAGFGE; the protein is encoded by the coding sequence ATGCACAAGACGACCGTCTACCTGCCCGACGCGCTCAAGCGCCGCTTGACCCAAGCCGCACATCGGCGAGGAGAACCGGAGGCGGTGCTCATCCGCACGGCGATCGAGCGGCTCCTGGCCGAAGAGGCGCGGCCGCGGCCCACGCTGCCGCTGTTCCGGAGTGGCGACCCGACGCTCGCCGAACGGGTCGACGACGCCTTGGCAGGCTTCGGGGAGTGA
- a CDS encoding DUF742 domain-containing protein, which translates to MSAAGGLDPGPLLRPYALTGGRTESSRADLAIEDLVRAVPAAERTSPTGLSLEHRSIARLCREVLSVAEIAARLELPLGVARILVSDLVDRGIVVVHRAPDHEGPAGVALLEQVLRGLQRL; encoded by the coding sequence GTGAGTGCCGCCGGGGGCCTGGACCCGGGCCCGCTCCTACGGCCCTACGCGTTGACGGGCGGGCGGACGGAGTCGAGCCGAGCCGACCTGGCCATCGAAGACCTGGTCCGGGCCGTCCCGGCGGCGGAGCGGACCAGCCCGACCGGGCTGAGCCTCGAGCACCGGTCGATCGCCCGGCTCTGCCGGGAGGTGCTGTCGGTCGCCGAGATCGCCGCCCGCCTCGAGCTCCCCCTCGGCGTCGCCCGGATCCTGGTGAGCGACCTGGTCGACCGCGGCATCGTGGTGGTCCACCGGGCCCCCGACCACGAGGGGCCCGCAGGCGTCGCCCTGCTCGAGCAGGTACTGCGAGGCCTGCAGCGCCTGTGA